A stretch of the Lolium perenne isolate Kyuss_39 chromosome 3, Kyuss_2.0, whole genome shotgun sequence genome encodes the following:
- the LOC127343506 gene encoding subtilisin-like protease SBT5.3, with amino-acid sequence MYALFLLISNQCIVLLLCMQSYLVVSTDPVSVLSASIAGLTGSFKTLHIFDEIKGIGVHIDDAWVPALQNLPGVVAVIQDRLCKVHTTHSWGFLGLETYDGKATDGWKNAAKFGEGVVIGNVDTGVSPTSESFRDDGLSAPWWWRGRCDAGKDTTFSCNKKLIGARFFSAGIQEENFINGGPPLDKTDLNSPRDYDGHGSHTLSTAGGGFVAGASAFGHGSGTAKGGSPRARVASYKACYAPGCSSLDILAAIFAAVADGVHVLSLSLGGPAEDYAVDLMALGTLYAVNTGVTIVCSAGNSGPQPGSVSNLAPWMLTVAASTMDRDFPAYVTFGNSTIEGRSLSDGTQPARQMISGDKANAANQAAENSTLCLAGTLDPAKVSGKIVVCTRGVNGRVEKGLVVKQAGGVGMVLCNDASTGDETIADPHFIAAVHCSYSRCIDLFKYLQSTESPVGYITAVDAELGVKPAPVIAYFSSRGPNTITPQILKPDITAPGVDVIAAYSEEVPATDLSFEDRQVPYNMISGTSMSCPHVAGVAGLIKAKYPGWSPAMIKSAIMTTASTIADDYGQIRDEAGGAATPFSYGSGHLNPVPALDPGLVYDTTPFDYANFLCSLKPTQTQSFNLLPVSLPFLLPLFIHFNSNPFKCSTGAPFRPENLNYPSISATCISGSTTVRRRVMNVGTESSTYTVSVVQPAVGVKITVQPSTLSFGRVYEERSFTVKLEVYDPAMAADYVFGSIEWSDGDGNHRVRSPVTATTKCS; translated from the exons ATGTATGCCTTGTTTCTTCTGATCTCTAATCAATGTATAGTACTCCTTCTGTGCATGCAGTCTTACTTGGTTGTCTCGACGGATCCGGTCTCGGTACTATCTGCTTCAATCGCTGGACTCACCGGTAG CTTCAAAACCTTGCACATCTTCGATGAAATCAAAGGGATCGGGGTGCATATCGACGATGCTTGGGTACCAGCCCTCCAAA ATCTTCCCGGGGTGGTGGCTGTGATCCAAGACAGGCTTTGCAAGGTCCACACGACGCATTCCTGGGGGTTCCTCGGGCTCGAGACATATGATGGAAAGGCGACCGACGGGTGGAAGAACGCTGCCAAGTTCGGTGAGGGGGTCGTCATTGGGAACGTCGACACGG GTGTGTCCCCAACCTCTGAAAGTTTCCGGGACGACGGCTTGTCCGCCCCGTGGTGGTGGCGAGGCAGATGTGACGCTGGCAAAGACACGACCTTCAGCTGCAACAA GAAATTGATCGGCGCGCGGTTCTTCAGCGCGGGCATCCAGGAGGAGAACTTCATCAACGGAGGGCCGCCGCTGGACAAGACGGACCTGAACTCCCCGCGGGACTATGATGGCCACGGCTCGCACACGCTGTCCACAGCGGGCGGCGGCTTCGTCGCGGGCGCCAGCGCCTTCGGGCACGGGAGTGGCACCGCCAAGGGCGGCTCGCCGCGGGCACGCGTGGCCTCTTACAAGGCGTGCTACGCGCCGGGATGCTCCAGCCTGGACATCCTCGCGGCCATATTCGCGGCGGTCGCGGACGGCGTGCACGTGCTGTCGCTCTCCCTCGGCGGCCCGGCCGAGGACTACGCGGTGGACCTCATGGCTCTGGGCACGTTATACGCAGTAAACACTGGGGTCACAATCGTCTGCTCCGCCGGCAACTCAGGCCCGCAGCCAGGCTCGGTGTCCAACCTGGCTCCCTGGATGCTTACGGTCGCTGCGAGCACCATGGACAGAGACTTTCCAGCTTATGTCACCTTCGGCAACAGCACCATCGAG GGACGAAGTCTATCGGATGGCACTCAGCCTGCCCGGCAGATGATCAGCGGGGACAAGGCCAATGCTGCAAACCAAGCTGCCGAGAACTC GACGTTGTGCTTGGCCGGCACACTGGACCCTGCTAAGGTGAGCGGCAAGATAGTTGTGTGCACAAGAGGAGTGAACGGCAGAGTGGAGAAGGGGTTGGTGGTGAAGCAGGCCGGTGGCGTCGGCATGGTCCTCTGCAACGATGCCAGCACCGGGGATGAAACCATTGCCGACCCGCATTTCATCGCAGCGGTCCATTGCTCCTACTCTCGGTGCATTGATCTCTTCAAGTACCTCCAGTCTACAGA ATCTCCGGTCGGTTACATCACAGCGGTGGACGCAGAGCTTGGTGTGAAGCCGGCGCCAGTGATTGCGTACTTCTCGTCCCGTGGGCCAAATACTATCACTCCACAGATCCTCAAG CCTGACATCACAGCGCCGGGCGTCGATGTGATTGCTGCCTACAGCGAGGAGGTTCCGGCCACTGACCTGTCTTTCGAAGACCGTCAAGTCCCCTACAACATGATTTCTGGCACCTCCATGTCGTGCCCGCATGTCGCGGGTGTCGCCGGTCTGATCAAGGCGAAGTACCCAGGCTGGAGCCCCGCGATGATCAAGTCAGCCATCATGACCACCG CATCCACCATAGCCGACGACTACGGCCAAATCCGGGATGAGGCGGGCGGGGCCGCCACGCCGTTCAGCTACGGCTCGGGCCACCTGAACCCCGTTCCGGCACTGGACCCTGGCCTGGTTTACGACACCACGCCGTTCGACTATGCCAACTTCCTCTGCTCCCTCAAGCCCACCCAGACGCAGAGCTTCAACCTGCTACCCGTCTCGCTCCCATTCCTGCTCCCTCTTTTCATACACTTCAATTCCAACCCGTTCAAGTGCAGTACGGGCGCTCCATTCCGCCCCGAGAACCTCAACTATCCGTCCATCTCCGCAACTTGTATCTCCGGCAGCACCACGGTGAGACGCCGGGTGATGAACGTGGGAACAGAGTCCAGCACTTACACCGTGAGCGTCGTGCAGCCAGCTGTGGGGGTCAAGATCACGGTGCAGCCCAGCACGCTGAGCTTCGGTAGGGTCTACGAGGAGAGGAGTTTCACGGTGAAGCTTGAGGTCTACGACCCTGCCATGGCCGCCGACTATGTGTTCGGCAGCATTGAGTGGTCGGACGGGGACGGCAACCATCGTGTCCGCAGCCCCGTCACCGCCACGACCAAGTGTAGCTAG